A section of the Lusitaniella coriacea LEGE 07157 genome encodes:
- the hflX gene encoding GTPase HflX: MPIETIYGQLKGLKASQIKPLQRLYQQRIPSDCLTTFEFAQRLAAISTDIQQPVCAYLNRRGQVIRVGVGTLSQTQIPPLELPRYGAERLCGIRCIATQLHDDAPKQSCLTTMAVQRLDALVTLTLTGKGFQRRGGGVTGYVKETYLVHLIPQGDLQTENPHCWEVSSPMSLEVIAEQDFLDLVEGLEEEFRREYLGWEVDTARDRVLAIGLITDKMTPQQSEDRLAELTRLIDTAGGKVLQSIQQKRARPHPQTVVGTGKVQEIALAVQMIGANLVAFDRDLSPAQVRNLETQIGTRVVDRTEVILDIFAQRAQSRAGKLQVELAQLEYMLPRLTGRGQAMSRLGGGIGTRGPGETKLETERRSIQRRLTRLQQEVNQLQAHRARLRQQRQKKDVPSVAIVGYTNAGKSTLINALTNAEVYAEDKLFATLDPTTRRLALTHAVTGEPLNALLTDTVGFIQELPPPLVDAFRATLEEVTEADALLHVVDLSHPAWQTHIRSVMTILSEMPIAPGPVLVAFNKIDRADAKFFEIAKEEYPLAVFISASQRLGLDTLRQKLAQLVHYSTASS, from the coding sequence ATTCCCATCGAAACAATCTACGGTCAACTTAAAGGTTTAAAAGCCAGCCAAATCAAGCCGCTTCAGCGCCTCTACCAACAGCGCATTCCTAGCGATTGCTTGACAACGTTTGAATTTGCGCAACGGCTGGCTGCGATTAGTACAGACATTCAACAGCCCGTTTGCGCCTATTTGAATCGCCGGGGACAGGTGATTCGCGTGGGGGTGGGAACGTTGAGTCAAACCCAAATTCCTCCCTTGGAACTGCCGCGTTATGGGGCAGAACGTCTCTGCGGAATTCGCTGTATTGCCACCCAATTGCACGACGACGCGCCCAAACAATCCTGCTTAACCACAATGGCGGTGCAGCGTTTGGATGCCCTCGTGACCCTAACCTTAACGGGAAAAGGATTTCAGCGTCGGGGGGGCGGCGTGACGGGATATGTCAAAGAAACTTACCTCGTTCACCTCATTCCTCAAGGGGATTTGCAAACGGAAAATCCTCACTGTTGGGAGGTTTCGTCGCCTATGAGTTTAGAGGTAATCGCCGAACAAGATTTTCTGGATTTAGTAGAAGGATTAGAAGAGGAATTCCGCCGGGAATATTTGGGATGGGAAGTTGATACAGCGCGCGATCGCGTCCTCGCGATCGGACTCATCACCGATAAAATGACCCCACAACAATCCGAAGATCGCCTCGCCGAACTCACCCGTCTCATCGATACCGCAGGCGGCAAAGTCCTCCAATCCATTCAACAAAAAAGAGCGCGCCCACACCCCCAAACCGTTGTCGGAACAGGAAAAGTCCAAGAAATCGCCCTCGCCGTGCAAATGATTGGGGCAAACCTCGTGGCATTCGATCGCGATCTTTCCCCCGCCCAAGTGCGCAACCTCGAAACCCAAATCGGTACCCGCGTTGTCGATCGAACAGAAGTCATTCTCGACATCTTCGCCCAACGCGCCCAATCCCGCGCCGGAAAACTCCAAGTCGAACTCGCCCAACTGGAATATATGCTGCCGCGACTCACCGGACGCGGACAAGCCATGTCCCGTTTGGGGGGCGGAATCGGCACGAGAGGGCCCGGTGAAACCAAATTGGAAACCGAACGACGCAGCATTCAACGCCGTCTCACCCGACTGCAACAGGAAGTCAACCAACTCCAAGCCCACCGCGCCCGCTTGCGCCAGCAACGGCAGAAAAAGGACGTTCCCAGCGTCGCCATTGTCGGCTACACCAACGCGGGCAAATCCACCTTAATCAACGCCCTCACCAATGCAGAGGTTTATGCCGAAGATAAACTCTTTGCCACCCTCGATCCCACAACCCGCCGTCTTGCCCTCACCCACGCTGTAACAGGAGAACCCTTAAACGCCCTCTTGACGGATACGGTTGGATTTATTCAAGAACTTCCGCCCCCCCTCGTAGATGCCTTCCGCGCCACCTTAGAAGAAGTCACAGAAGCCGATGCGCTGCTGCACGTTGTCGATTTGTCTCACCCCGCATGGCAAACCCATATCCGTTCGGTGATGACGATTCTCTCGGAAATGCCCATCGCCCCAGGGCCGGTTCTCGTCGCTTTCAACAAGATCGATCGCGCGGATGCCAAATTTTTTGAGATTGCGAAGGAAGAGTATCCTCTAGCCGTCTTCATTTCTGCCAGCCAACGTTTAGGATTGGATACCCTGCGGCAAAAACTCGCACAATTGGTTCATTATTCAACGGCTTCTTCTTAA